Genomic DNA from Vibrio sp. SNU_ST1:
CACGAGTGCTCAGTGATTGGTGATTAGTGGCCAATCGCCATTTCGTCGAGCGCTAAGAACACGTTTTCGTCTAAATGACCTTCGTGAACTTGTTTACACACTTTACGACGCACAGCTAAACCAGAGATCAAACGCTCAATAGACAAGTGTCGATTGCTGGTGCTGTCACGGTCGTTGTAAAGTTCAATTAAGCGACTCAGTGTTTCGTATGGGATAACGTCCTCCCCAACTCTCAACCAATCAAGCTTCTCAATGAGCTCAGAACACTCTTCTTTGATTGAAGCATGTGAGTGCCCTGTCATAGCAGATAAAGCCGTTATGCTACGTTCTAGAGCCTCTGCAGAGGTATATTTAGAGAGAGTAATCATAATCTCGTCAGCGTTGATCTCAACAGAGTGTTTACGCTGCTTAACTCGACGTCCCAACTTACCTCTTGGCGACGGTGCTTTGCGCTGAATTGGCTCAAACTCACCATCGATAATCTCAGACAACTCTTCCAATTTCTGTTTAGACACCATTTCGTTACGCAGTGGGTTCGGTAACGTTGGGGCCATATTACGCTTGCCTGCATTGGTGGTGCGTGCTCTTGAGTAACGTAAGACTTCTTCCACATTACATTTGATATCAACCTGATAATCAGTCGTTTTGCCTTTTTCGATCAACGCGGTGATCGTTAAGTGATAACCCCAAAGGTTAACCAGGAAGGTATCTTCTTGCTCTCCGACTTCACCTAACTTTCTGAGCTCGCGGATCAGATCCATCGAAAAACGACGCCAATCGATGTTACGAGCTAACTTTTGATTGAGCTCGCTGAGCAACATGCAATCTGAATGACGACGTGCCATACGGCTTCTAAAGTACGAATACATTTGGAAGACTAAGGTATGTTGCTTCAGGATTTCTGGCGGAAATAGGAAGAAATAATCACGAGTGAGCAGCTCTTCGTAGAACGAAGGTTCCCAAACAAGGATATACAGGTTCGGTTTAATGCGAATTTCGCCGTCAGAGCCTTCTGTAGGCGCTTCTTCCGATGCGGTAATGGTTCTAGCTAGGAATCGGAAACGATCACTCTTAAAGCCTTCTGGCATGTTCTCGCTAAGCCAACGGCCTGTAAGCTCATGCAATTGGAAGTCCGTAAATTCGATACGATCAATACTGTCACGGATCGAATCACGTGCCGGCCCACTATCTTTCTTGCCACGCAAGGACAAAATATCCGTGATGTAAAGTGGTGTTTTGTTCGGTGTGTGTTTAGCGTCTAGATGGTAATCATCTTGGTGATGATCATGATATTGAACTGTTAACGTGAATAACGCGAACAGCGTCATTAGATCGTCAACCGTCATGATATTTTTAGACGATCGTGTCTCGATCACAGCTCGAGTGCCAGAGATCGAAACCATAGATTTTTGATAACTCTTACGCGTTCTAGGTGGCGCTAAGGCTTGATCAATAATCCCTGCCCAATTGGTTGGTGAAACAATGAATTGATCCGCTTCGTCTTTCATCGTTGGTGGGGTATTCAGTCCATGTTCATTCAGTAAGCGCTTGTTGACTTTGGTTTGAGCTAGAGCTTTAGACCGCTTTTGCTTC
This window encodes:
- a CDS encoding replication initiator protein RctB domain-containing protein — translated: MKPEEKLLIKARSHKDGHLFEVSETAVEWIEQYQHFKGVTKSIVELLNLISLRGFSSKDGYVSTTEIIESTDGQVTRAALQQRLRAAVSIGLFRQIPVRFEEGLAGKTMLHRFVNPNQLISVLGATSLVTESVKQNEKQKRSKALAQTKVNKRLLNEHGLNTPPTMKDEADQFIVSPTNWAGIIDQALAPPRTRKSYQKSMVSISGTRAVIETRSSKNIMTVDDLMTLFALFTLTVQYHDHHQDDYHLDAKHTPNKTPLYITDILSLRGKKDSGPARDSIRDSIDRIEFTDFQLHELTGRWLSENMPEGFKSDRFRFLARTITASEEAPTEGSDGEIRIKPNLYILVWEPSFYEELLTRDYFFLFPPEILKQHTLVFQMYSYFRSRMARRHSDCMLLSELNQKLARNIDWRRFSMDLIRELRKLGEVGEQEDTFLVNLWGYHLTITALIEKGKTTDYQVDIKCNVEEVLRYSRARTTNAGKRNMAPTLPNPLRNEMVSKQKLEELSEIIDGEFEPIQRKAPSPRGKLGRRVKQRKHSVEINADEIMITLSKYTSAEALERSITALSAMTGHSHASIKEECSELIEKLDWLRVGEDVIPYETLSRLIELYNDRDSTSNRHLSIERLISGLAVRRKVCKQVHEGHLDENVFLALDEMAIGH